AGATGAAAGCCTGAAAAGAAATATCAAACAGTGAGCAATTACGAAGTGACAAGATAAAAAGCTACTCCAAGCAGGAGGAAAACTATACAACAGGATGAGTGAGTATCATGACTTGACAGAATATTTGTCAAGtgtaattctgtaacatttTCTCAATTCATCTGCTTTATGATGACGACACGAGAGAccattttcagttttcagcCGCTCCTCCAGAGGTGCAACGTTGACAAGCTGCAACACCAGCGGTCGTCTGGTGACGATCCCTGAGCCGCGGGGCAGGAAATCACGTCCAACCAGACTCTCCAGCACCGAGCTCTTCCCGCTACTCTGTTTGGAGATAAGTCACCATACCACAGTGACACTTGCGTGGGCACCACCTCTTGACTCATCGCTTCACAGTCATAGGATTCGTATGACATACACGCCACCCGACACAGCTGAATGAAAAATTCTGGTTTTGTACTGCTCACGCTGGCATTTTGCCATTCATGTGCATTCATAGTGAAATTAAGAAAACTAGTTGCCAGGCAATGTATTttaggactttaaaaaaaatcagattctgCCTTTTTCCACATCCTGACCAAAATCTGATGTATGGCTCAGCTCCTTTCTGATTTTTAgtcatctgtattttttttttttgcaaagtatCTTATGCAGACTAAAAAAGGAGTAGTGATGCAAACTTGGAGAACAGTATAAATTTAACAATGTTATATTGCCAGTATAGTCGGTaaaaagaaaagcactgcaAAACGGTTAAAGATGTTTATATTATAAACCGCAGTCACAGTAATTTGCATCTTGCACCCTACACCCTGAATTGAACACGTAGAACTGGATGGTGACAAATGTGCAACAATTGTCATATTTATATATGAATATGGCACCAAAGTTTCCGATTTTGAGTATTTCTAAAATGTCCCCAACTTTACTTTCCATGGaaacaaacatggaaaaaaaggggTGGAACAATATTTTCCACCCCTTTTGCAAGAGAGCCTTACGTGATGACCAGTAAATGTACATGAAAAGGGAAGCATCTCACCTGAGATCCGACCACGACGATTTGAGGCAGATGAATGATCTCTGCGCCCACTGTGAGGAAAACCTCTTGTAAACGGTTGATGGTGGGAATCAAAGTCTCCATCCTGCTTCCAAGAGTAGAGTGGACTCACTGAGCTGGAGACAGAAACCCAACAAAAAGCGCACTCGTgagcatgttgaaaaaaaatcacagtgcaATAAGAGGAGGGAAGAATTTCATGTAACTATCGGGAGTGGTGCTGATGAGAGGGTTCAGCAGCCCTGCGGCACATCGTCCAGCCAAGCGCAATATTTAACACCCCTACGTGTTTATATTTTCTACGACATTATTACAAATACTTACATTGACGCATCGTCAATATGACATCGCAATTAGACGATAAATGGCGTCAGAAGGCCGACGGGGCGCCGATATTCACatcagctaacgttagcttgcTACGTTCGCAGCCAGGAAGTGAGAGGTTGTCCTAGCATTGCGGTTAACCCTGGTAACAAAACGAGCTCGTCTCTCACCTACCGTCGTACAACGTCAATATCCCGTCTCATCCGACGTGTCGATCCGTCATAGTTCGTAGAAATAACACACAGAGGTTTAAATATGTTCGTTTTAGGTTCCAAAGCGACATCCGAGCGCCGATTCGGTTGATCACCTATTGGCTGTAACCGCGTTAGTCTTCGTTGATTTGATTGGTCGTTACAGACGACGCAGAACCTCAGGCGGCGTCTGATTGGTTGGCACGCCTGCCAAAGCCCGCTTCTAAACGTGCATATGTCAACCTTTGCATGAGTTGATCAGCTTTGTAAACACAAGAGTACTGTACACCGAAATAAGTTGTCTGGCTTTTAATATCTGAATATAAACAGAATATTTACAATGCATACAATGATCCTTAGTCATTAGTCAACAAAGAGGAAATGTACTGCCTTGTCTCTAAACAACACGCATCACCcacacatgaaaaataaatatcctCAAAGTTGCTTTCCCTGGGAGGTGTAAAACATGAGACCCACAGCATGAATGATTCCTTTGTATTCAAATATTGTGTGATGAGGCCCCGTGACATTACTGCAGTGTTAATGACACAGACCAACTCTCTGCAGATACGCCGGTGCTTGTAACAGAAGTAACAAGCTATATCCAAAGCTCACTCACACACCGATTAGGCACACCGCGCTTTCCCCATCACATTCTAAGCATGTCCAAGCATTCACAGCAGGCAGCTTCTGGCACGGCTGTCCCTCAGTCCATGTACGACGTCGTGTCCATGTCATCCACTTCCGGGTGAAGCAGTCTGCTGGCCAAGCGCTCAATGTCGTCCAGACTAAGTTGTCGGAGTGAACGCTCGTAATCCTTCGAAAAAGGAAAATGGAAAGTTGAAACGCGTCTTCTTGCATGGGCAACGGGCTAAATAAATGCAATGATCAAAGGATTATATCTTATTGTGTCAttgttatttcatgttaaataatctgtgaagcgctttgctAAAGTTGCAGCTGTCGTGCGATATCAGCAAAAATGTATTGGATTGTATAATAaggagacaattttttttttttgttggactttTGTTCTGTAtccaaatacagtggtaccttgacttagaCAATTTTACTCTGAACATTTTTACAAAAGTGCAGCCTATTTTTTGTCATACTACACAGACCTTTGGTTTTATAAATGTGAGGCCGATTGAACTGCTGTTAAATTCCCATGTCCGAAACTAAACGGATACAGTACCTTAATCAGCTGTTCATGGACTTTGGCAGCATCTGCGGGACTGAAGTGTTTTGCAAGGATAGTGGACACGCTCTGCCACACCCCCGCTTGTGTTATGTTGCCGTTGCTGCTGCACATGGCCGTCGTCCCTGAAGCCCCGGTCCTTTCGCCCGCTGGACGGATGACCAGGTTTAATTTGGCTTCTGGCCCAATGGAGTAGTCACTTAGTTTGTGTTCATCTAAAGGGACAAGTGATGGTCACAATGACACAGAAGGAATTTTCCTTTTGGATGAATAATGTACTTCAGTATCCATCTACAGTggattaaaaagtaaaaaaaatgagttgggtTGATGGAGCAGGCACCATGGTTAACAAAAAGGTACTGTACCTGCAAGCGCTTTGCCTTTATAAAGCAACCGCTGCTGATCGGCAGGGATGTTGAGACGTTCCGACACGAGCTCTTTCACTGTGGAAACTTTTTCATCTTCAGTCACCTGGAAGATTACACACAACATGGTCAAAGAACGACAGACCGAGATATAAGTTAAACAGCGGTGGGAAgtaacaatgtacaaatgcttcgttacagatttttttcaaggtatctttacttgagtatttattttcctcgtgattttttttattctctaaatttgacattttaaaccaCAGTATTCAACAGTACTCTGCTTTATTTACACTGCAATAAAATGGTTCAATCGGTCATTCTAATTCaccaaatttgtttttgtttacacaAGTATCAGTACTTACTACTTAAGCAGACTGTGAATACTTTTGGTGCCTCTGAATTTAAGCAATTTTCATTTATCCCGATTTAGGCATATGCCACAGCAAACCATTCTCTTCATCTTCTGCTGTTACTCCAGCTATCTGCAAGCCTTTTCTGGCCACAACCATAAATGAAATCTTTGCTCTTTCTCTTTGCCTCCCTACCCGGTGAATCAATTTTCAGCATCCTCCCACACAGCGGATCCACTGTCCCTACTGCGAACAAGGCCTCTACCTTTGTACCTGAAACTTTCAGTCTTGACCCTCTGATGAGATCAGTCCTGCTCTTGTCTGTCCATCATCACTCCCAAATAGAATCTCATCATGTTCAAGCTGCCGCCTGTCTTCTCTCCATTGTTACCACACAAGTTCAATCCTGCAGCCATTATTACCACTATAAATACAACGAAGACACTATCAGTCATATCTGGATCCTGTTTGACTTCTATCAGCACTGTATTGTTGATAGTTTAAGTACAACATGACAAGCAGAAGAAAGG
This sequence is a window from Hippocampus zosterae strain Florida chromosome 6, ASM2543408v3, whole genome shotgun sequence. Protein-coding genes within it:
- the ubl4a gene encoding ubiquitin-like protein 4A, whose product is MILTVKPLQGKECSVHVTEDEKVSTVKELVSERLNIPADQQRLLYKGKALADEHKLSDYSIGPEAKLNLVIRPAGERTGASGTTAMCSSNGNITQAGVWQSVSTILAKHFSPADAAKVHEQLIKDYERSLRQLSLDDIERLASRLLHPEVDDMDTTSYMD